One Arachis hypogaea cultivar Tifrunner chromosome 18, arahy.Tifrunner.gnm2.J5K5, whole genome shotgun sequence genomic window, CAGCGAATTGGGTTCCGTTGTCTGAGATGACGATCTCGGGGATCCCAAATCGGGTGATGATCTATTGCTAGAGGAATTTTCGGCATTGGGTTGCCGTGATGGAGGCCAAGGGCTCGGCCTCGATCCACTTGGTGTAATAATCTATGGTGACGATGAGATATCGGAGTTGACCGGGTGCCGTAGGAAAGTGTCCGACCAGGTCGATCCCCCAGGTGCCGAATGGCCGCTCTGCCGATATGATGCTGAGCTGGTGTTGGGCGGCCTGGTGAATGCtggcgtgcctttggcatttaTCGCAGTTCTTTACTAACTGCATGGAGTCTCGAATAACCGTGGGCCAGAAGTAGCCGGCCGTGATGATTTTCTGGGCAAGGGTTTTACCTCCGATGTGGTGGCCGCAGCAACCTTCGTGGATTTCACGGAATATGTATTCTGTGTCCCCGGGTTCGACGCATTTGAGTAGGGGTTGCGAGAATCTGCGTTTGTATAGTTGTCCTGCGATGACTGTGTAGTTGGCGGCTTCCCTTTTTGTCCGTTTTTCCTCCCTGGGGTCTTCAGGTAGTGTTCCGTCGAGGAGGTATTGTAGGATAGGGTAAGTCCATGATCCTTGGCTGGGGAGTGTCAGGTAAGCACTAGCCGTTGTTGATATGGATGGTGATTTAACGACTTCCTGAATTAGCGATTTATTGCCgtgtcctggtttggtgctggctagtttggaGAGGAGATCTGCTCTTGT contains:
- the LOC112770048 gene encoding uncharacterized protein, whose product is MADFIAEMTPGNQAPESWKLHVDGSSNATSGGAGVILESQNGVIIEQSIRYKFPISNNQAEYEALLVGLALAKDVGAKILEVNTDSQVVSSQINRDYQTRDPLLQQYLAKVNKLKEGFDCVTIWHIPRKQNTRADLLSKLASTKPGHGNKSLIQEVVKSPSISTTASAYLTLPSQGSWTYPILQYLLDGTLPEDPREEKRTKREAANYTVIAGQLYKRRFSQPLLKCVEPGDTEYIFREIHEGCCGHHIGGKTLAQKIITAGYFWPTVIRDSMQLVKNCDKCQRHASIHQAAQHQLSIISAERPFGTWGIDLVGHFPTAPGQLRYLIVTIDYYTKWIEAEPLASITATQCRKFL